One stretch of Aquimarina sp. Aq107 DNA includes these proteins:
- a CDS encoding glutamine--tRNA ligase/YqeY domain fusion protein: protein MTEEKKSLNFLEHIVEEDLANGMNPKDLRFRFPPEPNGYLHIGHTKAIGISFGLGLTYDAPVNLRFDDTNPAKEEQEYVDAIKKDISWLGYQWDKECYSSDYFQQLYDWTIMLIKEGKAYVDSQSSEKIAEQKGTTTEPGINSPFRDRSVEENLDLFNRMKAGEFDEGAHVVRAKIDMEDPNMLMRDPLMYRILKKSHHRTGDEWCIYPMYDWTHGESDYIENISHSLCSLEFKPHRKLYDWFLDQIYDNETIRPKQREFARLNLSYTIMSKRKLLRLVNDGIVKGWDDPRMPTISGLRRRGYTPASIRKFVETVGVAKRENVIDVSLLEFCVREDLNKTAPRVMAVLDPVKLVITNYPDNEEEWLEAENNPEDERAGSREIPFSKELYIEREDFKEEAGRKYFRLTLGKEVRLKNAFIIKGESVIKDDEGNVIEIQCTYDPKSKSGSGTEESKRNVKGTLHWVSIKHAIKAEIRLYDRLFNDEAPDSHKEKDFMDFINPSSLNVITGYVEPSLKEVDLLEQFQFQRLGYFNVDPDSKSDSLVFNKTVGLRDTWAKVKPVSNKQANNGNKPQPNKQREVLAIDEIKRAGKKYTNLPEEKREALKIKILEAAKKVEIDELVSLYATAAKKIGTRIVVTLALGVVLETKNINPDKEAMDFLLKGKEDANELLSKEAQILASKYNIR from the coding sequence ATGACAGAAGAAAAAAAATCACTCAATTTTTTAGAACATATTGTAGAAGAAGATTTAGCGAATGGAATGAATCCAAAGGATTTACGCTTTCGTTTTCCTCCAGAACCTAATGGATATCTACATATTGGTCACACTAAAGCTATAGGAATTAGTTTTGGTTTAGGTTTGACTTATGATGCGCCTGTAAATCTTCGTTTTGATGATACAAATCCAGCAAAAGAAGAACAAGAGTATGTAGATGCTATTAAAAAGGATATTTCTTGGTTAGGATATCAATGGGATAAAGAATGTTATTCTTCTGATTATTTTCAGCAATTATATGATTGGACTATAATGTTGATTAAAGAGGGAAAAGCATATGTGGATAGCCAATCTTCGGAGAAAATTGCTGAACAGAAAGGAACTACCACAGAACCTGGTATTAATAGCCCTTTTAGAGATAGATCAGTAGAAGAAAATTTGGACTTATTTAACAGAATGAAAGCAGGTGAATTTGATGAAGGAGCACATGTAGTTAGAGCCAAAATTGATATGGAGGATCCTAATATGTTGATGCGTGATCCATTGATGTATAGAATATTAAAGAAGTCTCATCATAGAACGGGTGATGAGTGGTGTATATATCCTATGTATGATTGGACTCATGGAGAAAGTGATTATATTGAAAATATATCACATTCATTGTGTTCTTTAGAATTTAAGCCACATAGAAAACTGTATGATTGGTTTTTGGATCAAATTTATGATAATGAGACTATAAGACCAAAACAGAGGGAATTTGCGCGACTTAATTTGAGTTATACAATAATGAGTAAACGTAAGTTGTTACGACTTGTTAATGATGGTATAGTAAAAGGTTGGGATGATCCAAGAATGCCTACTATTTCTGGTTTAAGAAGAAGGGGATATACTCCTGCTTCTATTAGGAAGTTTGTAGAAACTGTAGGTGTAGCTAAAAGAGAAAATGTTATAGATGTTTCTTTATTAGAATTTTGTGTAAGAGAAGATCTTAATAAAACAGCTCCTAGAGTAATGGCGGTGTTGGATCCAGTAAAATTAGTAATTACTAATTATCCTGATAATGAAGAAGAATGGTTAGAAGCGGAGAATAATCCTGAAGATGAAAGAGCAGGTTCTAGAGAAATTCCTTTTTCAAAAGAATTATATATAGAAAGAGAAGATTTTAAGGAAGAAGCTGGTCGAAAATATTTTAGATTGACATTAGGAAAAGAAGTTCGTTTAAAAAATGCATTTATAATTAAAGGTGAAAGTGTTATTAAAGATGATGAAGGAAATGTCATAGAAATTCAATGTACATATGATCCTAAAAGTAAGTCGGGTAGTGGTACGGAGGAATCAAAGCGTAATGTTAAGGGAACATTGCATTGGGTATCTATAAAACACGCTATTAAAGCAGAGATTAGGTTATATGATCGTTTGTTTAATGATGAAGCTCCAGATAGTCATAAGGAAAAGGATTTTATGGATTTTATTAATCCTAGTTCTTTAAATGTTATTACGGGTTACGTAGAACCAAGTCTTAAAGAGGTCGATCTACTAGAACAATTTCAATTTCAAAGGTTAGGTTATTTTAATGTAGACCCAGATAGTAAATCGGATTCTTTAGTTTTTAATAAAACTGTAGGTCTTAGGGATACTTGGGCTAAAGTTAAACCTGTTTCGAATAAACAAGCGAATAATGGCAACAAACCACAACCTAATAAGCAACGAGAAGTACTTGCAATAGATGAAATTAAGAGAGCAGGGAAGAAGTATACTAATTTACCTGAAGAGAAGAGAGAAGCGCTTAAAATAAAAATTTTAGAAGCTGCGAAAAAAGTAGAAATAGACGAATTGGTTTCACTTTATGCTACTGCCGCTAAAAAGATAGGTACTCGTATTGTAGTAACTTTGGCATTAGGTGTTGTTCTAGAAACTAAAAATATAAATCCAGATAAAGAAGCTATGGATTTTCTATTAAAAGGAAAAGAAGATGCTAATGAACTTTTAAGTAAAGAAGCACAAATTTTAGCTAGTAAATATAATATTAGATAG
- the folB gene encoding dihydroneopterin aldolase — MGLITLKNIKIYAYHGCLVEEKKIGSDYRVDLKIKANLNTSAKSDNLSDTVDYVHLNHIVKEEMAIRSKLLEHAAERILTRILKELPLVNKATVDVSKINPPIGGNVQMVTITRSKKR, encoded by the coding sequence GTGGGTTTAATTACGCTTAAAAACATCAAGATATATGCATATCACGGATGTCTGGTTGAAGAAAAAAAAATTGGTTCTGATTATAGAGTTGATTTAAAAATTAAAGCTAATTTAAATACATCTGCTAAATCAGATAATCTTTCTGATACTGTTGATTATGTGCATCTTAATCACATTGTAAAAGAAGAAATGGCTATTCGTTCTAAACTATTAGAACATGCTGCAGAACGAATTTTAACTCGTATATTAAAAGAGTTACCTTTAGTGAATAAAGCGACGGTTGATGTTTCTAAAATTAACCCACCTATAGGCGGTAATGTACAAATGGTTACAATTACTAGGAGTAAAAAAAGATAA
- a CDS encoding LysE family translocator: MFQDAQAAIFLGFILAFLIGPVFFVLLETAAIKGFRAALAVDLGVIFADIVFILIAYFSTNQILEKIKDDPALFVFGGMLLATYGAISFIKERKNYNKLRDTSVEIINKHNYFVLFFKGFLLNFINIGVLGFWIGIIVVAGPQMDMNTNRIFIFFAMVLGTYLFIDVLKMLLAKRLKRKLTPKRTYLIKRTISIIMVVFGVFLIIKGVLPETMEKRIQDKIEKIKPESGF, encoded by the coding sequence ATGTTTCAAGACGCTCAAGCAGCTATATTTTTAGGATTTATATTAGCCTTTTTAATTGGGCCAGTATTCTTTGTATTACTAGAAACCGCGGCTATAAAAGGATTTAGAGCAGCTTTAGCAGTCGATCTAGGAGTGATATTTGCTGATATTGTTTTTATTTTAATAGCATATTTTAGTACGAATCAGATTTTAGAAAAAATAAAAGATGATCCTGCTTTGTTTGTTTTTGGAGGCATGTTATTAGCTACCTATGGTGCAATATCATTTATTAAGGAAAGAAAAAATTACAATAAACTTAGGGATACTTCAGTTGAGATTATAAATAAGCACAATTATTTTGTGCTTTTTTTTAAAGGATTTTTATTGAATTTCATAAATATTGGAGTTTTAGGTTTTTGGATTGGAATTATTGTGGTTGCAGGACCTCAGATGGATATGAATACCAATAGGATTTTTATCTTTTTTGCTATGGTTTTAGGGACATATTTATTTATAGATGTGCTTAAAATGTTGTTAGCAAAACGTTTAAAAAGAAAATTAACACCTAAACGTACTTATTTAATAAAAAGAACTATTAGTATTATTATGGTTGTTTTTGGAGTTTTTCTTATCATAAAAGGGGTTTTGCCAGAAACTATGGAAAAAAGAATTCAAGATAAGATTGAAAAAATTAAACCGGAATCCGGTTTTTAA
- a CDS encoding head GIN domain-containing protein, which yields MKKVIFLSLLFVVSLLNAQKVITKNVGDFNELKVFDKIEVKLIKGSENKVEVSGISRKEVDVVIKDNVLKIKMSLSNTWDNNDTKVIVYYTDIKKLDVNEGAKIMVKEVLIGGELDLRAQEGGDIYAEIEAEKLLARAVSGGGLHLEGKVDEQEVTVKAGGQFIAEDLKTRSTQVKISAGGRANVNASDYVKANTAAGGTIRIYGNPKEVDGKKVFGGKIIEVN from the coding sequence ATGAAAAAAGTAATATTTCTTTCGTTATTATTTGTGGTATCCTTATTAAACGCACAAAAGGTTATAACAAAAAATGTTGGAGATTTTAATGAACTTAAAGTCTTTGATAAAATAGAAGTGAAACTCATTAAGGGATCTGAAAATAAAGTAGAAGTTTCAGGAATTAGTAGAAAAGAAGTGGATGTTGTTATTAAGGATAACGTACTTAAAATTAAGATGTCTTTAAGTAATACTTGGGATAATAATGATACAAAGGTTATTGTTTATTATACTGATATCAAGAAGTTAGATGTAAATGAAGGGGCAAAAATAATGGTTAAAGAAGTACTTATTGGCGGTGAATTAGATTTACGAGCTCAAGAGGGTGGTGATATATATGCAGAGATTGAAGCAGAAAAATTATTAGCACGAGCTGTAAGTGGTGGTGGATTGCATTTAGAAGGAAAAGTAGATGAACAAGAAGTTACCGTAAAAGCAGGAGGACAATTTATTGCAGAAGATTTAAAAACTAGAAGCACACAGGTTAAAATTAGTGCTGGTGGAAGAGCAAATGTAAATGCTAGTGATTATGTAAAAGCAAATACAGCTGCAGGAGGTACGATTAGAATTTATGGAAATCCAAAAGAAGTGGATGGAAAAAAAGTTTTTGGTGGTAAGATTATAGAGGTAAACTAA
- the rnr gene encoding ribonuclease R: MKRKRRRGKKSPKIENITRGILKILKAEPTKTFNYKQIAAKFGVDDPSSRNQIIKKLVQLAAKKEIEEIDRGKFKIVPNINTYSGVLEITSKGTGYVIVEDLEDDIFIPNNNLNKALNGDEVEVYVYKRKRRGKSEGEISRIISRKKDEFVGVIEIQKNYAFVNMQDGKMYTDIFIPKNKIKNAENGDKVLVKLEDWPEKADSPFGKVIKVLGKPGEHNTEIHSILAQYGLPYEFPEEVETFANDLDTSIQDAEIEKRRDMRKILTFTIDPKDAKDFDDALSFEVLENGNYEIGIHIADVSHYVKPGTILDDEAYERATSVYLVDRVVPMLPEVLSNNACSLRPHEEKYTFSAVFELNDKAEIKNQWFGRTVTYSDARFAYEEAQHIIETNDNVIPKDISLTGKEYKADQKIAEAVLKMDELAKIMRAKRMGQGAISFDKVEVKFNLNEENNPVGVFFKTSKDANKLIEEFMLLANKKVAEYIGKQNPKKTFVYRVHDEPNDEKLAALQNVIGRFGYKLDLRDRKTTTSSLNGLLKDVQGKKEQNLVDTLAIRSMSKAEYTTHNIGHYGLAFDYYSHFTSPIRRYPDVMAHRLLQHYLDSGKSASEEEYEERCNHSSSMENLAASAERDSIKYMQIKFMKDHENEEFLGVISGVTEWGIYVEIISNKCEGMIRLKDMNDDHYIFDQDEYAVVGQNSKKTYQLGDEVYVKVKNADLVKRHLDFTLLGSKQEIE, encoded by the coding sequence ATGAAAAGAAAAAGAAGAAGAGGAAAAAAGTCTCCTAAAATAGAAAATATTACCAGAGGAATACTAAAAATACTTAAAGCAGAACCTACTAAAACATTTAATTATAAACAGATTGCAGCTAAATTTGGGGTAGATGACCCTAGTAGTCGTAATCAAATTATTAAAAAGTTAGTACAACTTGCAGCAAAAAAAGAAATAGAGGAAATTGATCGAGGTAAATTTAAAATTGTACCCAATATTAATACGTATTCTGGAGTATTAGAAATTACATCAAAAGGAACTGGATATGTGATAGTGGAAGATTTAGAAGATGATATTTTTATTCCAAATAATAACCTTAATAAAGCTCTTAATGGTGATGAGGTAGAAGTGTATGTTTACAAAAGAAAAAGAAGAGGTAAGAGTGAAGGAGAAATTTCTAGAATAATTTCTAGAAAGAAAGATGAATTTGTTGGCGTTATAGAGATACAGAAAAATTATGCATTTGTAAATATGCAAGATGGTAAAATGTATACGGATATTTTTATTCCAAAGAATAAAATAAAAAATGCCGAAAATGGAGATAAAGTATTGGTTAAATTAGAGGATTGGCCAGAAAAAGCAGATTCTCCATTTGGTAAAGTAATAAAAGTTCTAGGTAAGCCTGGAGAACATAATACAGAAATTCATTCAATTTTAGCGCAATACGGATTACCGTATGAGTTCCCAGAAGAAGTAGAAACTTTTGCTAATGATTTAGATACTTCAATTCAGGATGCTGAGATTGAAAAGCGTAGGGATATGCGTAAAATATTAACGTTTACAATTGATCCTAAAGATGCGAAAGATTTTGATGATGCATTATCGTTTGAAGTTTTAGAAAACGGTAATTATGAAATAGGAATACATATTGCAGATGTATCGCATTACGTAAAACCAGGAACGATTTTAGATGATGAAGCTTATGAAAGAGCAACATCTGTTTATTTAGTGGATAGGGTAGTGCCTATGTTACCAGAAGTTTTATCTAATAATGCTTGTTCCTTAAGACCACATGAAGAGAAGTATACATTTTCTGCTGTTTTTGAATTAAACGATAAAGCAGAAATTAAAAATCAATGGTTCGGAAGAACTGTTACTTATTCAGATGCACGTTTTGCTTACGAAGAGGCTCAGCATATCATAGAAACCAATGATAATGTTATACCAAAAGATATTTCTTTAACTGGAAAAGAATATAAAGCAGATCAAAAAATAGCAGAAGCAGTATTAAAAATGGATGAGTTAGCTAAAATAATGCGTGCTAAACGAATGGGACAAGGAGCTATTTCCTTTGATAAAGTAGAAGTAAAGTTTAACTTAAATGAAGAAAACAATCCCGTGGGAGTGTTTTTTAAGACTTCTAAGGACGCTAATAAGCTTATTGAAGAGTTTATGTTACTTGCTAATAAGAAGGTCGCAGAATACATCGGAAAACAAAATCCAAAGAAAACTTTCGTATATAGAGTCCATGATGAACCTAATGACGAAAAACTTGCTGCATTGCAGAATGTAATTGGTCGCTTTGGTTATAAATTAGATTTAAGAGATCGTAAGACTACTACAAGTTCATTAAATGGTTTATTAAAGGATGTTCAAGGAAAAAAAGAACAAAATCTAGTAGATACATTAGCAATACGAAGTATGAGTAAGGCGGAGTATACAACTCATAATATTGGACATTATGGATTAGCTTTTGATTATTATTCTCATTTTACTTCACCAATAAGACGTTATCCTGATGTTATGGCACATCGTTTGTTACAACATTATTTAGATAGTGGAAAATCAGCTTCAGAAGAGGAATATGAAGAACGATGTAATCATAGTAGCTCTATGGAAAATTTAGCTGCAAGTGCAGAAAGAGATTCTATAAAATATATGCAGATTAAATTCATGAAAGATCATGAAAATGAAGAATTTCTTGGAGTAATTTCTGGTGTAACTGAATGGGGTATTTATGTAGAAATTATTAGCAATAAATGTGAAGGAATGATTAGACTAAAGGATATGAATGATGATCATTATATATTTGATCAAGATGAATATGCTGTAGTTGGTCAAAATTCTAAAAAAACTTATCAATTAGGCGATGAAGTATATGTGAAAGTGAAAAATGCAGATCTTGTAAAAAGGCATTTGGATTTTACATTATTAGGAAGTAAACAAGAAATAGAATAA
- the rpiB gene encoding ribose 5-phosphate isomerase B translates to MKIAIGNDHAGTEYKFEIITYLESQGIEVINYGTDENSSVDYPDFVHPVAKDVNDSTVDFGILICGSGNGVSMTANKYKNVRAGLCWTKEITELTRLHNNANVISIPARFTSLPQAIEMVKTFLGTEFEGGRHQNRVEKISMC, encoded by the coding sequence GTGAAAATAGCTATCGGAAATGATCACGCAGGGACCGAGTATAAATTTGAAATAATAACTTATTTAGAATCTCAAGGTATAGAGGTTATAAATTATGGTACTGATGAAAATAGCAGTGTAGATTACCCAGATTTTGTTCATCCCGTTGCAAAAGATGTGAATGATAGCACGGTAGATTTTGGAATATTAATATGTGGTAGTGGAAACGGTGTTTCTATGACAGCTAATAAGTACAAAAATGTACGTGCTGGTTTATGTTGGACTAAAGAAATAACAGAATTAACACGATTGCATAACAATGCAAATGTTATAAGTATTCCAGCTAGATTTACATCATTACCGCAAGCTATAGAAATGGTGAAAACATTTTTAGGAACCGAATTTGAAGGAGGTAGACATCAAAATAGAGTAGAAAAAATATCTATGTGTTAA
- a CDS encoding GNAT family N-acetyltransferase, whose product MSDILFQVKSFNELSLSELYKVLRLRAEVFVVEQDCVYQDIDNKDQKALHVIGYKNNNIIAYTRIFDAGDYFEKASIGRVVVSETERKYGYGHDLIKQSIVTIKDQYSKEEIKISAQCYLKNFYEKHNFKQIGEEYLEDGIPHIAMVKS is encoded by the coding sequence ATGAGTGATATTTTGTTTCAAGTAAAAAGTTTTAATGAACTTTCTTTATCTGAATTATATAAGGTTTTGCGCTTACGTGCTGAGGTTTTTGTTGTAGAACAAGATTGTGTTTATCAAGATATTGATAATAAAGATCAAAAAGCGCTTCATGTTATTGGTTATAAAAATAATAATATTATTGCATATACTAGGATTTTTGACGCTGGTGATTATTTTGAAAAAGCAAGTATTGGCAGGGTTGTAGTATCAGAGACGGAAAGAAAATATGGTTATGGTCACGATCTGATAAAACAAAGTATAGTAACAATAAAAGACCAATATAGTAAAGAGGAGATTAAGATATCTGCTCAATGTTATCTTAAAAATTTTTATGAAAAGCATAATTTTAAACAAATAGGAGAAGAGTATTTAGAAGATGGTATTCCTCATATTGCTATGGTAAAATCATAA